The following coding sequences are from one Desulfosporosinus orientis DSM 765 window:
- a CDS encoding YhgE/Pip domain-containing protein — MKKVLGVFLQDLKSISKSKAAILIVIGLCILPSLYAWINIKASWNPYANTGNLPIAVANNDEGVAYNGQEINVGNQIVEELKKNRDIAWIFTDSWQGNYGLNEGKYYALIEIPNDFSRKIVTLTTENPIKPDIVYRVNEKLNAIASKITNAATLELADKVKRNFVAAVTKEVLKTLNPVGGTLQTDKAKILQLRDTVTQASNNIEDIKGFIAKANSNAESLQSYLNSVKNTLPKLNEQINSLQNVAEANKSLILATKQSINTIESNINNDLIQLQTINQQSQTLLSTLKSMSAASSTSDLVSIINQISAPLSSAANLIDADIKSLELLNQSYPNKAFTQLISLLDDLKRLITAEETKVNGLKTLLDNGASRESIASAIDQISALNNQVSDNLSRIFNNFYSVSTNVLNNLANNLTGSMDNSDAILEATRIIIPQLNALANYGIASSELSVKEANDLSNKLSALQNELNDLSVKMQNLNQENLDQIIDLMKMNPGMVSDFLSSPINVKEIDIYNMGIFGVGLTPFYTVLAIWVGGLLLSSLLSVEHTALEDAGNQKLTIMQAHYGKMLLFLAISIIQALIVTLGDKYILGVNPANMPLMMGFAILSAICFTTIIFTLVSIFGNVGKAMVVVIMVFQIAGSGGIYPIQTNPRIFGILQPLWPFTYAIGGFREAIAGPIWSSVIRYSIALLLFICVFLFLAILKKPFHKVTAYMEHKFRESGL, encoded by the coding sequence ATGAAGAAGGTTTTAGGAGTCTTTCTCCAGGATCTAAAAAGCATTTCTAAGAGTAAGGCAGCAATTCTAATTGTTATCGGGCTATGTATTTTGCCGTCCTTATATGCTTGGATAAATATCAAAGCAAGTTGGAATCCCTATGCTAATACCGGAAATCTCCCGATAGCTGTCGCTAACAATGATGAGGGAGTGGCTTATAATGGGCAAGAAATTAATGTTGGGAATCAAATCGTTGAAGAACTAAAGAAAAATAGAGACATTGCTTGGATTTTTACCGATTCCTGGCAAGGAAACTATGGATTGAATGAAGGAAAATATTACGCTTTAATTGAGATCCCTAATGATTTTTCGAGAAAAATTGTTACTCTAACCACGGAAAATCCGATTAAACCTGATATTGTCTACAGGGTCAACGAAAAGCTGAATGCCATAGCTTCCAAAATAACGAATGCCGCAACCTTAGAATTAGCCGATAAAGTGAAGAGAAACTTTGTGGCTGCAGTTACTAAAGAGGTATTAAAAACTTTAAATCCGGTTGGTGGAACCTTGCAGACTGACAAGGCAAAAATTCTTCAATTAAGAGATACCGTGACTCAGGCCAGTAATAACATCGAAGATATCAAAGGATTCATTGCCAAGGCTAATTCGAATGCCGAATCATTACAAAGCTATTTAAATAGTGTCAAAAACACCCTGCCCAAACTAAATGAGCAAATAAACAGCTTGCAAAATGTTGCGGAAGCCAATAAATCTCTAATTTTAGCAACGAAGCAATCAATCAACACCATCGAATCAAATATCAATAATGACCTGATCCAACTCCAAACAATCAATCAACAATCTCAGACCCTGTTATCAACTCTAAAGTCGATGAGTGCGGCTTCCAGTACCAGCGATTTAGTCAGCATCATCAATCAGATATCTGCCCCTTTAAGCAGCGCTGCTAATCTTATCGACGCAGATATTAAAAGCTTAGAACTGCTCAATCAGAGTTATCCAAACAAAGCATTTACCCAGCTTATAAGCCTGCTTGATGATCTTAAAAGGTTAATCACTGCTGAAGAGACAAAGGTAAATGGGTTAAAGACGTTGCTGGACAACGGTGCTTCAAGAGAGTCTATAGCTTCGGCTATCGACCAAATTTCTGCGCTCAACAATCAAGTTTCCGATAATCTTTCCCGCATATTTAATAATTTTTATTCTGTTAGTACTAATGTTTTAAATAATTTGGCCAATAACCTGACAGGAAGCATGGATAATTCCGATGCGATCTTGGAAGCGACAAGAATCATTATCCCCCAATTAAATGCCTTGGCCAATTATGGAATCGCCAGTAGTGAACTATCCGTCAAGGAAGCTAATGATTTAAGCAATAAATTATCCGCCCTGCAAAATGAATTAAATGACTTAAGCGTCAAAATGCAAAATCTAAATCAAGAAAACCTTGATCAGATCATTGATCTTATGAAAATGAATCCAGGTATGGTGTCTGATTTTCTCTCCTCACCCATCAACGTCAAAGAAATCGATATTTACAATATGGGGATCTTTGGAGTAGGTTTAACTCCCTTTTATACTGTTTTGGCAATTTGGGTAGGAGGATTGTTGCTATCCTCACTGTTGAGCGTGGAGCATACTGCTTTAGAGGATGCCGGGAACCAAAAGCTGACCATAATGCAGGCGCATTATGGCAAAATGTTGCTGTTTCTGGCGATTTCTATCATTCAAGCTCTAATTGTAACCTTAGGTGATAAATATATCTTAGGTGTTAACCCGGCTAATATGCCTTTGATGATGGGATTTGCCATACTTTCGGCTATATGTTTTACAACCATTATATTTACCTTAGTGTCTATCTTTGGCAACGTTGGCAAGGCTATGGTCGTGGTGATCATGGTATTTCAAATCGCAGGTTCGGGTGGAATTTATCCTATTCAAACCAACCCCAGAATCTTTGGTATACTACAACCCCTGTGGCCATTTACCTACGCTATTGGGGGATTCCGTGAAGCTATTGCGGGTCCGATTTGGAGTAGTGTTATAAGATATTCAATCGCTCTGCTTCTTTTCATCTGCGTATTCCTGTTTTTGGCCATCCTAAAGAAGCCTTTCCATAAAGTGACGGCGTATATGGAACATAAATTCAGAGAATCTGGTTTATAA
- a CDS encoding GNAT family N-acetyltransferase, producing the protein MLEEINDLPRKVVENLDGDQGNIKVYLVQDFNLSLLRRIVNFELDIFNEQGIDEWGLVPQIRHGNVFILKEENKKKIIGIAILMRDWEEFDKAYLFDFAIADEYQGQSLGYHFLHSICINIREQGFNKMDLTVNTENPGAIHLYKDKLGFKTIKMSEDEFGKGHHRYVMELDLVTLKKLN; encoded by the coding sequence ATGTTAGAAGAAATAAACGATTTACCCCGGAAAGTAGTGGAGAATCTTGATGGTGATCAAGGAAATATAAAAGTTTATTTAGTTCAGGACTTCAATTTATCCTTATTAAGACGGATCGTTAATTTTGAACTGGACATTTTCAATGAGCAAGGAATCGATGAATGGGGATTAGTTCCTCAAATTCGCCATGGCAATGTTTTTATTCTTAAGGAAGAAAATAAAAAGAAAATTATCGGTATCGCCATTTTAATGCGCGACTGGGAAGAATTTGATAAAGCCTATCTATTTGACTTTGCCATAGCCGACGAATACCAGGGACAAAGCTTAGGCTATCATTTTCTCCATTCTATTTGTATAAATATACGAGAACAAGGATTTAATAAAATGGATTTAACGGTTAATACGGAAAACCCAGGGGCAATTCATTTATATAAGGATAAATTGGGTTTCAAAACGATTAAAATGAGTGAAGATGAATTCGGCAAGGGCCATCATCGCTACGTTATGGAATTGGATCTGGTAACTTTAAAAAAGCTTAACTAA
- the bioF gene encoding 8-amino-7-oxononanoate synthase has protein sequence MGLYSIKMRASNCEEGTEKHISGAEKIVSGGSLLRYSDALLKRGLYHSKGKADFINLKIEAISSAEILCLDSLPARTIPVHNHQEGMQTIIGLLEKMNIPKAAEIIEKLKETYPMRGAMLLDADSLERLEPDKERGIRAVYMDADHSGRQETIEMKNPYYEAMVLAAKAAYAPNIIGEICISDDPNYVTGYVASKDMGYVRITKLKEKGSQDGGRIFLYRGDRSEVQSCLDYLEKQKVLVRNIPPLSDQPVPGGKGANNKWSFIENTLGNLKDNNLFRSMNELSSAQSAHVSFQGQDMLMLASNSYLDMSNDGQVKTYTLKVMEEYGVGSGGSRLTTGTTSIHQQLENLLAKFKGTEAALVYNTGYMANVGIISALCAKDDIVFSDELNHASIIDGCRLSKARIVVYRHNDMDDLEAKIKANPCAKGLIVSDAVFSMDGDIVDLPRLLEIAERYELFSMLDEAHATGVIGKKGLGTAEYYGLDKKPDILMGTLSKAIGSEGGFVCGKQILIDYLKNKSRSFIFSTSLSPAVTASSIKAIELIMNEPQRVEALQKNIQYFCQCLRESGIEADSQTAIIPIIIGGEKQTMEISKELLAQGYYISAIRYPTVKKGSARLRITLMSTHTKEELKRSAQTIGNIVNKYRGRNQS, from the coding sequence ATGGGCCTGTATAGTATAAAGATGAGAGCAAGTAATTGTGAAGAGGGAACTGAAAAACATATTTCCGGAGCGGAGAAGATAGTAAGCGGCGGCAGTCTTCTCAGGTATTCAGACGCTTTATTAAAGAGAGGGTTGTATCATTCCAAAGGGAAAGCTGATTTCATTAATCTCAAAATCGAAGCTATCAGCAGCGCTGAAATCCTCTGTTTAGATTCATTGCCTGCCCGTACAATCCCTGTACATAATCATCAGGAAGGTATGCAAACCATTATCGGTCTGCTGGAAAAAATGAATATCCCTAAGGCGGCAGAGATTATAGAAAAGCTAAAAGAAACCTATCCTATGCGCGGTGCCATGTTGTTGGATGCCGACTCATTAGAACGATTGGAGCCTGACAAAGAGAGAGGAATTCGAGCTGTCTATATGGATGCCGATCATTCCGGCAGGCAGGAAACGATTGAAATGAAGAACCCTTATTATGAAGCAATGGTCTTAGCTGCGAAAGCAGCCTATGCTCCCAATATTATTGGTGAGATCTGTATATCGGATGATCCTAATTATGTAACAGGTTATGTGGCTTCTAAAGACATGGGATATGTACGCATTACGAAATTAAAGGAGAAGGGAAGCCAGGATGGGGGCAGGATCTTTCTTTATCGAGGAGACCGTTCCGAAGTCCAAAGCTGCCTTGATTATTTAGAGAAGCAAAAAGTACTGGTTAGAAATATACCTCCCCTGTCAGATCAGCCAGTGCCTGGCGGGAAGGGTGCCAATAACAAATGGAGTTTTATAGAGAACACCTTAGGAAATCTAAAAGACAATAATTTGTTCCGCAGTATGAATGAACTTTCCTCGGCCCAAAGTGCCCATGTCAGCTTTCAGGGCCAAGACATGCTGATGCTGGCTTCCAATAGTTATTTAGATATGTCCAACGATGGACAAGTGAAAACGTATACCTTAAAAGTCATGGAGGAATATGGTGTAGGCTCAGGCGGATCACGTTTAACAACAGGTACAACATCCATCCATCAGCAATTGGAGAATTTGCTGGCAAAATTTAAGGGGACAGAGGCGGCTTTAGTTTACAATACGGGTTACATGGCAAATGTAGGAATTATTTCCGCCCTTTGTGCCAAGGATGACATTGTCTTCAGCGATGAGCTGAATCATGCCAGTATCATTGACGGCTGCCGGTTAAGCAAGGCCAGAATAGTAGTCTACCGGCATAATGATATGGATGACTTAGAAGCAAAAATAAAAGCCAATCCCTGTGCTAAAGGATTGATCGTCAGCGATGCTGTTTTCAGCATGGATGGCGATATCGTGGATTTACCAAGGTTGTTAGAAATTGCGGAGAGATATGAGCTGTTTTCCATGCTTGACGAGGCCCATGCTACGGGTGTCATTGGTAAAAAGGGATTGGGGACGGCAGAGTATTATGGTCTGGATAAAAAGCCGGATATTCTTATGGGAACCTTAAGTAAGGCAATTGGCAGCGAAGGCGGGTTTGTCTGTGGAAAACAAATCTTAATTGACTACCTGAAGAATAAATCCCGCAGTTTTATCTTTTCCACATCCTTGTCTCCTGCTGTGACGGCATCCTCCATCAAAGCCATTGAACTAATCATGAATGAGCCGCAAAGGGTAGAAGCGTTGCAGAAAAATATCCAATACTTTTGTCAATGTTTAAGGGAATCAGGGATTGAGGCAGATTCCCAAACTGCCATTATTCCGATTATTATTGGCGGTGAGAAACAAACCATGGAGATCTCGAAAGAATTATTGGCACAAGGCTATTATATTTCAGCGATTCGCTATCCGACAGTTAAGAAAGGAAGTGCCAGACTGCGCATAACCTTGATGTCGACTCACACCAAGGAAGAACTGAAACGGTCCGCCCAGACTATTGGGAACATTGTCAACAAGTACCGGGGGAGGAATCAATCATGA
- the bioB gene encoding biotin synthase BioB, translated as MSIQHYKEKVINGALISKAEAMLIAEAPLEEICSAANEIREYFCGNNFDICAIVNGKSGRCSENCKYCAQSAFYSTEIDEYPLLETGILVDQAKYNDERGILRYSIVTSAKKLNEQEVNQVCESIRAIRKETGIAVCVSFGLLDEVQFRKLKAAGVSRVHNNLETSRRNFPNVCTTHSFDEKIETIKAAQRAGLNICSGGIMGLGETMEDRIDMVLTIRELGIRSIPVNMLNPIPGTPYENTEKLTNEDMCRIAAVFRFLVPKASIRMAGGRGLLPDKGEQCFQSGANAAISGDMLTTSGISIEQDMQMLEKLGYKAGLWNE; from the coding sequence ATGAGTATTCAGCACTATAAAGAAAAAGTGATCAATGGAGCCCTGATCTCGAAAGCAGAAGCAATGCTCATTGCGGAGGCTCCCCTGGAAGAAATTTGTTCAGCCGCCAATGAAATAAGAGAATATTTTTGCGGAAACAACTTTGATATTTGTGCCATCGTCAATGGCAAGAGCGGCAGGTGCTCCGAAAACTGTAAATACTGTGCTCAATCAGCATTCTACAGTACTGAGATCGATGAATATCCCCTCTTAGAGACAGGGATACTTGTGGATCAGGCCAAGTATAACGATGAACGAGGAATACTCCGTTATTCCATAGTAACTTCCGCAAAGAAACTCAATGAACAGGAAGTAAATCAAGTATGTGAAAGCATAAGGGCGATTAGAAAGGAAACAGGAATAGCTGTTTGTGTTTCCTTTGGACTATTGGATGAAGTTCAGTTCAGAAAATTGAAAGCGGCAGGGGTAAGCAGAGTACATAACAACTTAGAAACTTCAAGAAGGAACTTTCCCAATGTCTGTACTACCCATTCTTTTGATGAGAAGATTGAGACCATAAAGGCTGCTCAAAGGGCAGGGCTGAATATCTGCAGCGGGGGGATTATGGGACTGGGTGAGACGATGGAAGATAGAATTGATATGGTTCTTACCATCAGAGAGTTAGGTATCCGTTCGATTCCTGTGAATATGCTGAATCCAATTCCGGGAACACCTTATGAAAATACTGAGAAACTTACCAATGAGGATATGTGCAGAATTGCAGCGGTATTCCGTTTCTTGGTACCGAAGGCATCTATTCGCATGGCAGGGGGCAGAGGGTTATTGCCGGATAAAGGGGAACAATGCTTTCAGTCAGGGGCCAATGCGGCTATATCAGGAGATATGCTTACCACATCTGGAATTTCTATTGAACAGGATATGCAAATGTTAGAAAAGTTAGGTTATAAGGCAGGGCTATGGAATGAGTAA
- the bioD gene encoding dethiobiotin synthase, with product MSKGIFITATGTDIGKTFVTALMIKKLREAGFKAGYYKAVLSGAEVTKNALIPGDADYVNRAAKLGEKPEGLVSYVYKNAVSPHLAAKLEGNPVAMEVVKSAYRKAAAKYDYLTVEGSGGIVCPIRYDHRKIMLEDIIRELDLSTLIVADAGLGTINAVVLTVEYMKQKNLSIKGIIFNHFHEGNVMEADNKQMVEALTGIPVIALVKDHDTELNLDANKLAALYD from the coding sequence ATGAGTAAAGGGATTTTTATTACGGCAACAGGAACGGATATCGGCAAAACGTTTGTGACAGCCTTAATGATTAAAAAACTTCGTGAAGCAGGATTTAAGGCAGGCTACTATAAAGCTGTCTTAAGCGGGGCCGAAGTGACGAAGAATGCCTTAATTCCAGGTGATGCGGACTACGTTAACCGGGCAGCAAAGCTTGGCGAAAAGCCGGAAGGTCTGGTCTCCTACGTTTATAAAAATGCGGTTTCTCCTCACCTGGCGGCCAAGCTGGAGGGCAATCCAGTGGCAATGGAAGTGGTCAAGTCAGCCTACCGGAAAGCCGCCGCCAAATATGACTATCTTACCGTGGAAGGCAGCGGAGGAATCGTCTGTCCTATTCGTTATGATCATAGGAAAATTATGCTGGAGGATATTATCAGAGAGTTGGATTTAAGCACCTTGATTGTTGCAGATGCCGGATTAGGTACCATTAATGCTGTTGTTTTAACCGTTGAATATATGAAGCAGAAAAATCTGTCCATCAAAGGGATTATCTTCAATCATTTTCATGAAGGCAATGTTATGGAAGCAGATAATAAACAGATGGTAGAAGCCCTGACAGGGATTCCAGTCATAGCTTTGGTCAAAGATCATGATACGGAACTTAACCTTGATGCCAATAAACTTGCCGCTTTGTATGATTAG
- the bioA gene encoding adenosylmethionine--8-amino-7-oxononanoate transaminase codes for MNLVEKDLKYIWHPCSQMKDYEQLKPIIIDHGKGVYLYDQAGKEYMDIVSSWWCNLLGHSNAKINEAIKAQLDRLEHVIFANFSHEPAILLCEQLMEIIPKGLTKFNFSDNGSAAVECALKMSFQYQYQTGHEKKTKFMCLSEGYHGETIGALSVGSMDLYAKIYKPMLMDTIHVEAPDCYRCSYGKFRDSCNAECFEHAEKAFAEHADETCAMIVEPLLQGSAGMRIYPALYLKKLRALCNQYRVILIADEIATGFGRTGKMFAFDHAGVSPDIMCLSKGLTGGYMPMAITITTDEIYNAFYADYNEGKAFMHSHTYSGNPLGCSAALVVQKILREDRIIEKAALRAEYLHNQLNEALLDHQHIGEIRHLGLVNAMELVIDKRTKEEYDSQLRLGYQVYKKALEKGLILRPLGNVLYFNPPLIINEAEIDKAVSICAESIKEVIG; via the coding sequence ATGAATTTAGTAGAAAAGGACTTAAAGTATATCTGGCACCCCTGTTCACAGATGAAAGATTATGAACAACTCAAGCCGATTATTATCGACCATGGCAAAGGCGTTTATTTATACGATCAAGCAGGTAAGGAATACATGGATATAGTAAGTTCATGGTGGTGTAATCTTTTAGGACATAGTAATGCAAAGATTAATGAAGCGATCAAAGCGCAGCTGGACCGCCTGGAGCATGTGATTTTTGCCAATTTTTCTCACGAACCGGCAATTCTTCTCTGTGAACAGTTAATGGAGATTATCCCCAAAGGACTTACTAAATTTAATTTTTCGGATAATGGTTCCGCAGCTGTAGAGTGCGCCTTGAAAATGAGTTTTCAATATCAGTATCAGACAGGACATGAAAAGAAAACCAAATTTATGTGTCTATCGGAAGGGTATCATGGGGAAACCATCGGAGCCTTGTCAGTGGGAAGCATGGATTTGTATGCCAAAATCTATAAGCCCATGTTAATGGACACGATTCATGTGGAAGCACCTGACTGTTACCGATGCTCTTATGGGAAGTTCAGAGACAGTTGTAATGCCGAATGTTTTGAACATGCGGAAAAGGCCTTTGCTGAACATGCTGATGAAACCTGTGCTATGATCGTAGAGCCTTTGCTGCAGGGAAGTGCAGGAATGAGAATCTATCCTGCCCTCTATTTAAAGAAACTTCGTGCATTATGCAACCAGTATAGGGTGATTTTAATTGCTGATGAAATTGCCACAGGGTTTGGCAGGACGGGAAAAATGTTTGCCTTTGATCACGCAGGGGTAAGCCCTGACATTATGTGCCTTTCCAAAGGTCTGACGGGGGGGTATATGCCAATGGCTATTACGATAACCACCGATGAGATCTACAATGCCTTTTATGCTGATTATAATGAAGGAAAAGCATTTATGCACAGCCATACCTACAGTGGAAACCCTTTGGGATGTTCAGCTGCCTTAGTTGTTCAGAAAATCCTAAGAGAAGACCGGATAATTGAGAAGGCTGCTCTTAGGGCTGAATATCTGCACAATCAATTAAATGAAGCATTATTAGACCATCAGCATATTGGCGAAATCAGACATCTCGGCTTGGTGAATGCTATGGAATTAGTAATCGATAAGAGGACAAAGGAAGAATATGACTCTCAGCTTAGACTGGGTTATCAGGTTTATAAGAAGGCTTTAGAGAAAGGTCTTATCTTAAGACCCCTTGGCAACGTTTTATATTTTAATCCGCCCTTGATTATTAATGAAGCAGAAATAGATAAAGCAGTATCAATCTGCGCTGAGTCCATTAAAGAGGTTATAGGCTGA
- the lepB gene encoding signal peptidase I: MAKRQGSSKKKLFELLEILFFAFILSWGLRSTIIEAATIPTPSMSPTIQVNDRVLVDKMYYKFSGISRGDIIVFNPPENVNNPKGDPWIKRVIGLPGDTVQIKDGKVFVNDEALAEPYEKAKPNYSYGPLIVPQNSYFVLGDNRNDSYDSHYWGVLPAKNTIGKAMLKYWPLNDFGQLAK, from the coding sequence ATGGCGAAAAGACAAGGGAGCTCTAAGAAAAAATTATTTGAGTTACTGGAGATCCTATTTTTTGCATTTATACTATCATGGGGGCTACGTAGTACAATTATAGAAGCAGCAACCATACCAACTCCTTCTATGTCTCCGACAATTCAAGTAAACGATAGGGTCTTGGTAGACAAAATGTACTATAAATTTTCGGGAATTAGCCGGGGAGATATAATCGTCTTTAACCCGCCTGAAAATGTTAATAATCCAAAGGGTGACCCTTGGATTAAAAGAGTTATTGGTTTGCCGGGAGACACAGTACAAATAAAAGATGGTAAAGTATTTGTTAATGATGAAGCATTAGCTGAACCTTATGAAAAGGCAAAACCGAATTACAGTTATGGCCCTTTGATAGTTCCTCAGAATTCATATTTTGTATTAGGGGACAATCGTAATGATAGTTATGATAGTCATTACTGGGGAGTCTTGCCAGCAAAAAACACTATCGGAAAAGCTATGCTCAAGTACTGGCCGCTTAATGATTTTGGACAGCTAGCCAAATAG
- a CDS encoding TetR/AcrR family transcriptional regulator: MKNDMRVIRTKRAIRQAFLTLLTEKKYENITVQDIAREAFINRNTFYTHYIDKTDLLEKLSNECLDDLKKCLAEKNIPELDDDLLYTIIKDVLNTIEMNAGFYRSMMIDSDSAFFTEKLATTLKDIVYPYISDSTGQEKDLFIEYLISGFIGIIRMYLKGDIKVSIEKLSNFFFNFIHQNPYSLFLKNT, translated from the coding sequence TTGAAGAATGATATGAGAGTGATCCGTACGAAGAGAGCTATCAGACAAGCCTTTTTAACGCTGCTTACAGAAAAAAAATATGAAAACATAACTGTACAGGATATTGCAAGGGAGGCGTTTATTAACCGAAATACGTTCTATACCCATTATATTGACAAAACAGATCTACTGGAAAAGCTCAGCAATGAGTGTCTGGACGATCTCAAAAAATGTCTTGCGGAAAAAAACATTCCTGAATTAGACGATGATCTGCTATATACCATAATTAAAGATGTTTTAAATACGATAGAAATGAATGCGGGCTTTTATAGGTCAATGATGATTGACAGTGATTCAGCCTTTTTCACAGAAAAATTAGCAACTACACTAAAGGATATCGTATACCCGTATATCTCCGATTCCACAGGTCAAGAAAAGGATCTTTTTATTGAATATTTAATTTCGGGTTTTATTGGAATCATCCGGATGTATTTAAAAGGAGACATAAAAGTATCAATTGAAAAGCTATCCAATTTTTTCTTTAATTTTATTCATCAAAATCCATATTCACTTTTTCTCAAGAATACATAA
- a CDS encoding efflux RND transporter periplasmic adaptor subunit produces the protein MARHAGTDFIIGKIIIIIFFIIVIIIIGFTAFHDRETVVNSIAPKNVATQKVEEKGYAISLDYRGIVQPYETKKYAFPLGGKVEKIYVKKGQEIHPGDILAKLDTETLELNSNTAAQYVKSLENSIRLSKSYLDAMEPLYKEGAIPSKELEAKQTEYQNLLNSYEIAKNSLNEATEVLNNAVLYSDMSGYVMELPFKEGEITAMGNPVVIGKSEGVKAVVGVSVEDYAKITTESAVWINEKIKGKISSISAFPDEENMLYTVDIIFDSDDIAVGETIDVQIIIGEDKGCFIPIESVFNLDGIDYVYTVSEEGAGNWKVNKQQVRLHEIRDDNIRVTGLKAGTQIVTSGVKSLKENDMVNIVNAERAVNQ, from the coding sequence ATGGCAAGACATGCAGGGACTGATTTTATCATAGGAAAAATTATCATAATCATTTTCTTTATCATTGTGATTATTATCATAGGCTTTACTGCTTTCCACGACCGCGAAACAGTTGTGAATTCCATCGCGCCGAAGAATGTGGCAACTCAGAAGGTTGAAGAGAAAGGTTACGCGATATCTCTTGACTACCGGGGTATTGTCCAGCCTTATGAGACTAAAAAATACGCCTTTCCTCTCGGAGGTAAAGTCGAAAAAATATATGTAAAAAAAGGTCAGGAGATACATCCCGGCGATATTCTGGCAAAGCTTGATACCGAGACTTTGGAGTTAAACAGCAATACGGCGGCACAATATGTGAAAAGTCTGGAGAATTCGATCCGCTTGTCTAAATCCTATCTGGACGCTATGGAGCCCCTGTATAAAGAGGGCGCCATCCCTTCCAAGGAGCTTGAGGCGAAGCAGACGGAATACCAGAATCTGCTGAATTCCTACGAAATAGCGAAAAACAGTCTGAATGAGGCAACGGAGGTTTTGAATAATGCAGTCCTTTATTCCGATATGTCCGGATATGTGATGGAGCTTCCCTTTAAAGAGGGAGAAATCACAGCTATGGGCAATCCTGTTGTGATCGGCAAAAGTGAAGGCGTTAAGGCGGTAGTTGGCGTTTCGGTTGAAGATTATGCAAAGATCACCACGGAAAGCGCGGTGTGGATCAACGAGAAAATTAAAGGTAAAATCAGCAGTATTTCTGCCTTCCCGGATGAAGAGAACATGCTGTATACCGTGGATATCATCTTTGATTCCGACGATATCGCAGTCGGCGAAACCATTGACGTGCAAATCATAATCGGCGAAGACAAGGGATGCTTCATTCCGATTGAAAGCGTGTTTAATCTTGACGGGATCGACTATGTATATACTGTTTCGGAAGAGGGGGCCGGGAACTGGAAGGTCAATAAACAGCAGGTCAGATTACATGAGATCAGAGACGACAATATCCGGGTCACCGGATTGAAAGCGGGAACTCAGATCGTAACATCCGGCGTTAAATCTTTAAAGGAGAATGACATGGTAAACATTGTAAACGCGGAAAGGGCTGTCAACCAATGA